In Candidatus Nomurabacteria bacterium, a genomic segment contains:
- a CDS encoding single-stranded DNA-binding protein, with the protein MDFNRAQIIGNVTRDPELRNTPNGQSVCSFGVATNRTWKDRDSGERKQAAEFHNVVAWSGLAQTCSQYLKKGSRVFIEGRMQTRNWEDPSGNKRNRTEIVAENMIMLDRPGQSPMSSAPSQDSAGASAPQSAPADDGEINVEEIPF; encoded by the coding sequence ATGGATTTCAATCGCGCACAAATTATCGGCAACGTCACTCGAGACCCTGAGCTCCGTAACACTCCAAACGGACAATCAGTCTGCTCATTCGGCGTCGCTACAAACCGCACTTGGAAAGACCGAGACAGCGGAGAACGAAAGCAAGCTGCTGAGTTCCATAATGTTGTCGCCTGGTCTGGTTTAGCACAAACCTGCAGTCAATATCTCAAAAAGGGTAGCCGCGTCTTCATCGAAGGTCGCATGCAAACCCGTAACTGGGAAGACCCATCAGGCAATAAGCGAAACCGAACAGAAATCGTAGCTGAGAATATGATTATGCTTGACCGACCTGGCCAAAGCCCGATGTCTAGCGCACCGTCACAGGACAGTGCTGGTGCAAGTGCTCCTCAATCGGCCCCAGCTGATGACGGCGAAATTAATGTAGAAGAAATTCCTTTCTAG
- a CDS encoding 30S ribosomal protein S18, which produces MNNTQKIQPHSCHFCVNAIEDIDYKDTRLLQRFTSSYGKIVPRRRSGVCMKHQRRLAEAIKRARFMALIPFVVQ; this is translated from the coding sequence ATGAACAACACTCAAAAAATCCAACCTCACTCATGTCACTTTTGCGTCAACGCAATCGAAGACATTGATTACAAAGATACTCGCCTCTTGCAGCGTTTCACTTCTTCATATGGGAAGATTGTGCCGCGGCGCCGATCAGGTGTCTGCATGAAGCACCAGCGACGCCTGGCCGAAGCAATCAAGCGTGCTCGCTTCATGGCGCTTATCCCATTTGTGGTTCAATAG
- a CDS encoding dihydrofolate reductase family protein gives MTKHRANQALYRRLKLPLKSKRPYFYTNFVQSVDGVVQSRKHPRAYWPLGSQRDFATLLELRAHADVLIHGRNTALNSPTLQRLTDPNFQKRRKQLGKHRPLLYIVVSRQAQIMQGLRRSAPAYTAIQQVKDKNFSAKKLSAKLYRDGYHHILVEGGPQLVQSFVQAKLLDELFLTFTPKLLGSEKGNSLHLLEGSMFQPKRLPQLKLISQKELDSELFLRYGIQYPR, from the coding sequence ATGACAAAACACCGAGCAAACCAAGCACTTTACCGACGGCTGAAGCTTCCGCTGAAGTCTAAGCGCCCTTACTTCTACACGAACTTTGTTCAATCAGTAGACGGTGTAGTGCAATCAAGGAAACATCCCCGAGCATACTGGCCTCTCGGCAGCCAGCGTGATTTTGCAACGCTGCTTGAATTGCGGGCCCATGCTGACGTGCTTATTCATGGCCGCAATACTGCACTAAACTCACCCACTCTGCAGCGCCTGACTGACCCGAACTTTCAAAAGCGACGAAAGCAGCTTGGCAAACACCGACCGCTCCTCTATATCGTAGTCAGTAGGCAAGCGCAGATTATGCAAGGCCTTCGCAGATCTGCACCTGCCTATACGGCGATACAGCAAGTGAAGGATAAAAACTTTTCTGCAAAAAAGTTAAGCGCCAAACTCTATCGGGATGGCTATCATCACATCTTAGTTGAGGGCGGCCCGCAATTAGTACAGAGTTTTGTACAGGCAAAATTACTCGATGAACTATTCCTCACTTTCACGCCAAAGTTGCTAGGCAGTGAAAAAGGTAATAGTCTTCATTTGCTAGAAGGAAGCATGTTCCAACCAAAGCGCCTGCCTCAGCTGAAGCTTATCAGCCAAAAAGAGCTAGACAGCGAACTTTTCCTGCGATACGGTATACAATACCCTCGATGA
- a CDS encoding peptidylprolyl isomerase produces MSSQQEKLAQSPTAVVETNFGTMKIRFYADDAPELTKNFIELAKSGYYDGLTFHRIVPGFVIQGGDPNGTGTGGHSYKGEGQGLADEPGALALTHEVGAVAWAKSSLPNSIGSQFYIALQELPMLDGGYSVFGQVVEGMDVVQKVAAVQTDASDMPVDPVTITKVSLLE; encoded by the coding sequence ATGTCTAGTCAGCAGGAGAAGCTTGCCCAGTCGCCGACAGCTGTTGTAGAAACAAATTTCGGGACAATGAAGATTCGCTTTTATGCAGATGATGCGCCAGAGCTAACAAAAAACTTTATTGAGCTAGCCAAGAGCGGGTATTACGATGGATTAACTTTTCATCGGATTGTCCCGGGTTTTGTTATTCAGGGTGGTGACCCAAATGGTACAGGTACAGGCGGGCATAGCTATAAAGGTGAGGGTCAGGGCTTAGCCGATGAGCCAGGTGCTTTAGCGCTTACGCATGAAGTTGGTGCGGTGGCCTGGGCAAAATCAAGCCTACCGAATTCTATTGGTAGTCAATTCTATATCGCTTTGCAGGAGTTACCAATGCTTGATGGTGGTTACTCAGTTTTTGGTCAGGTTGTTGAAGGTATGGATGTAGTGCAAAAAGTTGCTGCAGTGCAAACTGATGCCAGTGACATGCCAGTGGATCCGGTGACCATTACAAAAGTAAGCTTGTTAGAATAA
- a CDS encoding methyltransferase domain-containing protein, with amino-acid sequence MPQYYFILGKNPKLSLAELDQALQTRAITSEVVARASDYCILETKEELNLVELLQHLGGTLKAGQILEGLSSRDEVQSICANVDWAEKKLPLTKHRAEFGISVYGTKKSGPLSKRYGLGLKKALQSIGHSVRMIFDPSGQLSSVTVAKNGLLSKGFELCVLESATQHWLGLSQAVQSFRKFSERDYGRPDRDARNGMLPPKLALMMLNIAGAKSGSVVLDPFCGSGTVLQEALLLGCKKVYGSDISEKAVKDSQNNVQWLSTQEKSIGTVQIRKVDARQLRPTYVAESVDVIVTEPDLGPPRPARNEEQIEERRQEAIALYRSFLSSATKVLKANGRVVMAWPVWSLQDTRYHLHPKKILPDGWTLLWPYGDLVSQDGEKTLLYERPGQFVAREIVILSPNK; translated from the coding sequence ATGCCCCAGTATTACTTTATTCTTGGTAAAAACCCGAAGCTCTCTTTAGCAGAGCTAGACCAAGCCCTGCAGACTCGTGCCATTACCAGCGAAGTGGTGGCTCGTGCTTCTGACTACTGTATTTTGGAGACCAAAGAAGAGTTAAATCTGGTGGAGTTATTGCAGCACTTGGGAGGTACACTGAAGGCAGGGCAAATACTTGAAGGGCTTTCTTCACGAGATGAAGTACAAAGTATCTGCGCAAATGTAGATTGGGCAGAGAAAAAACTACCGCTCACAAAACATCGGGCAGAATTTGGTATAAGCGTCTACGGGACAAAAAAGTCTGGACCCTTAAGTAAGCGCTATGGTCTAGGTTTAAAAAAAGCATTGCAGTCAATTGGACATTCTGTGCGGATGATTTTTGATCCAAGCGGCCAACTCAGCAGTGTTACCGTAGCAAAGAATGGATTACTGAGTAAGGGTTTTGAGCTTTGCGTGTTAGAAAGTGCCACTCAACATTGGCTTGGACTTAGTCAGGCAGTGCAATCATTCCGCAAGTTTAGTGAGCGGGATTATGGCCGACCTGACCGTGATGCGCGCAATGGCATGCTTCCGCCAAAGTTGGCACTCATGATGCTTAATATTGCGGGCGCAAAAAGCGGAAGCGTCGTGCTCGATCCTTTTTGTGGATCAGGTACTGTACTGCAAGAAGCACTTTTGCTGGGATGCAAAAAAGTTTATGGTTCGGATATTAGCGAGAAGGCGGTAAAAGATTCGCAAAATAATGTACAGTGGCTTAGTACGCAGGAGAAGTCGATTGGCACTGTGCAGATACGTAAAGTTGACGCTCGTCAGCTGCGTCCTACCTATGTCGCAGAGTCGGTTGATGTGATTGTGACCGAGCCAGACCTTGGTCCGCCGCGACCGGCGCGTAACGAGGAGCAAATAGAAGAACGACGACAAGAAGCCATTGCTTTGTATCGATCTTTCTTATCATCAGCGACCAAGGTGTTGAAGGCAAACGGTCGGGTGGTTATGGCTTGGCCCGTTTGGTCTCTGCAGGATACTCGTTATCACTTGCATCCAAAGAAAATACTACCAGACGGCTGGACACTACTTTGGCCCTATGGTGATCTAGTATCGCAGGATGGTGAAAAGACCTTGCTCTATGAGCGACCAGGTCAGTTTGTAGCTCGTGAGATTGTGATACTCTCCCCAAATAAATAG
- the rpsF gene encoding 30S ribosomal protein S6 — translation MQHYELLLLINPRFTDEEAEQYASTLQKHISDIGGQITKIENMGKRRLAYEINHLKQGFYVLLELDIDGTKLAELDRIFRLEQDLVRHQIIRLPVRTPEMEAAQRELQERIQAKRRAEAQSEAEESRDEKEENTSSRKVEKEDDRASLENLDEKIDELLEQDLIK, via the coding sequence ATGCAACACTACGAATTACTCCTCCTCATCAACCCCCGCTTTACTGACGAAGAAGCTGAACAATACGCTTCTACGTTGCAAAAGCACATCAGCGATATTGGTGGACAAATCACCAAAATCGAAAACATGGGCAAGCGCCGCTTAGCCTATGAGATTAATCACTTAAAGCAGGGCTTCTATGTCCTTCTTGAGCTTGATATCGACGGCACAAAGTTAGCTGAGCTCGATCGCATTTTTCGACTCGAGCAAGACTTAGTACGTCATCAGATTATCCGTTTGCCAGTCCGCACTCCAGAAATGGAAGCAGCCCAGCGGGAATTGCAAGAACGCATTCAAGCCAAGCGACGCGCAGAAGCGCAAAGCGAGGCTGAAGAGTCACGCGATGAAAAAGAGGAAAACACCTCTTCTCGCAAGGTGGAAAAAGAAGACGATCGCGCTTCTCTCGAAAACTTAGACGAAAAAATCGACGAGCTCCTTGAACAAGATCTCATCAAATAA
- a CDS encoding transposase → MLFISKLKRIYIPDGIYFVTIVTHNRIPFFKDSHLANIVISRLQITKNIQPYYLYAYVVMHDHAHFLLRPRYESNISDLMHCLKRNISRSINIIYPHLIAEDDHPRLSTKFIWQKSFYDHIIRDQQDLNHHVNYIHYNPVRDGLVNKPEDWPWSSYKDFVNANYSLIDSIPY, encoded by the coding sequence ATGTTGTTTATTAGTAAGCTTAAACGAATCTATATTCCGGATGGAATATATTTTGTCACAATTGTAACTCACAATAGAATTCCCTTCTTCAAAGATTCTCATCTTGCGAATATTGTTATCTCCCGACTCCAAATAACAAAAAATATCCAACCTTATTATCTATACGCGTATGTTGTAATGCATGATCATGCACATTTTTTGTTACGGCCTCGTTATGAAAGTAATATTTCTGATCTTATGCATTGCCTAAAAAGAAACATTTCAAGGAGTATTAATATTATATATCCACACCTCATAGCCGAGGATGATCATCCTCGGCTATCTACGAAATTTATTTGGCAAAAATCATTTTACGACCACATCATCCGTGACCAACAAGATCTAAATCATCACGTGAACTATATTCATTATAATCCAGTGAGGGATGGGTTGGTAAATAAACCTGAGGACTGGCCGTGGTCAAGCTATAAAGATTTTGTAAATGCTAACTACTCTTTGATTGATTCGATCCCATACTAA
- a CDS encoding DUF2202 domain-containing protein — protein MTALGKAIDDEYKARATYEAVIDQFGSTRPFSMIIRAEEQHISSLKAIYDKYGVDIPVDPYEVDALDIPDTIAEACQLGVEAEIANAALYRDELLPEVSAYADIISVFESLMNASQEKHLPAFQKCS, from the coding sequence ATCACCGCGCTTGGCAAAGCAATTGATGATGAGTATAAAGCGCGAGCGACTTACGAAGCGGTAATTGATCAATTTGGTTCCACTCGACCCTTCTCCATGATCATCCGGGCTGAGGAGCAGCACATTAGCTCACTTAAAGCTATATATGATAAGTATGGAGTAGATATCCCGGTTGATCCGTATGAGGTCGACGCTCTCGACATCCCCGATACAATTGCGGAAGCGTGTCAACTTGGAGTAGAGGCGGAAATTGCAAATGCTGCGTTATATCGAGATGAGTTATTACCAGAGGTGAGCGCATACGCCGACATAATCTCAGTGTTTGAAAGCTTAATGAATGCCTCACAAGAGAAGCATCTTCCGGCATTTCAAAAGTGTAGTTGA
- the ychF gene encoding redox-regulated ATPase YchF, with translation MSLQVGIVGLPNVGKSTLFQALTKKQVDTSNYPFATIDPNVGVVAVPDDRLEPLAKLSASQEIIPTTIEFVDIAGLVKGASQGEGLGNKFLSNIREVDAICHVVRGFEDANVHHVSGRVNPDEDEQTILYELAMADLDQVTKALDTQNGKARSGDKEAKLQVGILERINAALNEGKPANTVDLSKEEKEAIRYLNLLTMKPILTLYNVSEDEVSEATTPLKVCVKMEAELAELPSEDAKAMLQELGWKSSGLDRLIRASYELLNLITMLTTGPKETRAWTVKQGSPAPQAAGVIHTDFIKAFIRAEVINWKTLLEAGSEANAKAKGLMRMEGKEYIIQDGDVVHFHISQ, from the coding sequence ATGTCACTGCAGGTCGGAATTGTCGGACTACCCAATGTCGGTAAATCAACCCTTTTCCAAGCGCTAACCAAAAAGCAGGTTGATACCTCTAACTATCCTTTTGCTACCATTGACCCAAATGTGGGCGTCGTTGCCGTGCCTGATGATCGATTGGAGCCTTTAGCAAAACTCTCAGCATCGCAGGAAATTATTCCTACGACAATTGAGTTTGTCGACATTGCCGGTTTGGTCAAAGGTGCTTCGCAAGGTGAAGGCTTAGGTAATAAATTTCTCTCAAACATCCGAGAGGTTGATGCAATCTGTCACGTCGTACGTGGATTTGAAGATGCGAATGTCCATCATGTATCCGGTCGAGTCAACCCAGATGAGGATGAACAAACTATCCTCTATGAACTGGCTATGGCTGATTTAGATCAGGTGACAAAAGCTTTAGATACACAAAACGGTAAAGCTCGATCAGGTGACAAAGAAGCCAAGTTGCAGGTGGGTATATTAGAGCGAATAAATGCAGCTCTGAATGAAGGGAAGCCAGCCAATACTGTCGATCTCAGTAAAGAGGAAAAGGAGGCGATTCGCTACCTCAATCTACTTACTATGAAGCCTATCCTCACTCTCTATAACGTGAGCGAAGATGAGGTAAGTGAGGCCACCACTCCGCTAAAAGTATGCGTAAAAATGGAAGCTGAACTAGCCGAGCTCCCCAGCGAAGACGCAAAAGCCATGCTGCAAGAATTGGGATGGAAATCGAGTGGACTTGATCGACTCATTCGCGCTTCCTACGAATTGCTCAACCTCATCACCATGTTGACCACGGGTCCGAAGGAAACCCGCGCTTGGACTGTGAAGCAAGGAAGTCCCGCCCCGCAAGCTGCTGGAGTGATTCATACCGACTTTATTAAGGCTTTCATTCGAGCTGAAGTGATTAACTGGAAAACCTTACTTGAGGCTGGGAGCGAAGCTAACGCAAAAGCAAAAGGCCTCATGCGCATGGAAGGCAAGGAGTACATCATCCAAGATGGAGACGTTGTGCATTTCCATATCAGTCAGTAA
- a CDS encoding rRNA pseudouridine synthase, with protein sequence MSERLQKFIARSSQYSRRRAEELMKSGVVKVNGQVIRQLGTSVNPEEDVVEVLGKRVNPETRIRYIVVHKPRGYVCTRARHAKEKTVYDLVPNSRDLVIAGRLDKESEGLVLLTNDGALVQQLTHPSYQHEKEYEVVTAQRITDAHIAKLLRGVPLKEGLAKADKVQRISEKKIRLVLHQGWKRQIRRMCEVIGLSVLRLKRIRMGSLKLDTLELGASRGVKRDDFLS encoded by the coding sequence ATGTCAGAACGATTACAGAAATTTATTGCCCGTTCGAGTCAGTATTCGCGACGCCGAGCTGAGGAGCTCATGAAAAGCGGTGTGGTAAAAGTAAACGGCCAGGTTATTCGCCAACTCGGCACCAGTGTAAATCCAGAAGAAGACGTGGTGGAGGTGCTTGGTAAGAGGGTGAATCCAGAAACGCGGATCCGCTACATAGTTGTACATAAGCCGCGCGGGTATGTGTGTACACGGGCGCGTCATGCAAAAGAAAAAACAGTCTACGACCTTGTGCCAAATAGTCGAGACCTGGTGATTGCTGGGCGCTTGGACAAAGAGTCAGAGGGTCTCGTACTACTCACCAATGATGGCGCATTAGTGCAGCAGCTGACCCATCCTAGTTACCAGCATGAGAAAGAATACGAAGTAGTAACTGCGCAGCGAATCACTGATGCTCATATTGCCAAACTGCTTCGTGGAGTGCCGCTTAAGGAAGGTTTGGCAAAAGCGGATAAAGTACAACGAATAAGTGAGAAGAAAATAAGACTAGTACTTCATCAAGGTTGGAAACGGCAAATTCGTCGTATGTGTGAAGTGATTGGCTTAAGCGTATTGCGATTGAAGCGAATTCGCATGGGGAGTCTGAAGCTTGATACACTTGAACTTGGCGCATCCCGCGGTGTGAAAAGGGATGACTTTTTAAGTTAG
- the efp gene encoding elongation factor P, translating to MADILQNLTDLKLGVVINWSGAPYKIVEASFMRKSQGKPNMRTKLKNLLDGRVIEQTFKSGDRVERADLSRGKASFLYVEGDQCVFMDSESYDQFSLPLTQLEHEVQFMTEGLDVDIMNYNGKPVTIELPMKLTLTVTETTDAVRGDTAQGAVLKEAKVETGATIRVPAFVKNGDVIRVNTETGEYVERA from the coding sequence ATGGCTGACATTCTACAAAACCTCACCGACCTAAAACTCGGCGTGGTGATTAACTGGAGTGGTGCACCATATAAGATTGTGGAAGCATCCTTCATGCGCAAATCGCAGGGTAAGCCGAACATGCGTACGAAGTTGAAAAACTTGTTGGATGGCCGGGTTATCGAGCAGACCTTTAAGTCAGGCGACCGAGTAGAGCGGGCTGATCTTAGCCGTGGCAAAGCAAGTTTCCTCTATGTCGAGGGCGATCAGTGCGTGTTTATGGACTCGGAAAGCTACGACCAATTCTCCCTCCCCCTAACACAACTCGAACACGAAGTGCAATTCATGACTGAGGGACTCGATGTCGATATCATGAACTACAACGGCAAGCCAGTTACTATTGAATTGCCAATGAAGCTAACTCTGACGGTAACAGAAACCACAGACGCTGTCCGTGGTGATACTGCCCAAGGTGCTGTTTTAAAAGAAGCAAAAGTGGAAACTGGTGCGACTATCCGCGTCCCGGCATTTGTGAAAAACGGCGACGTCATCCGCGTCAACACTGAAACCGGCGAATACGTCGAGAGAGCGTAG
- a CDS encoding coenzyme F420-0:L-glutamate ligase, producing the protein MNIKAIRTPRITEESGPLTGILDRAVKNIPEKSILVVTSKIVALCEGHIDRRTDKDTLIQREAEWYLPRQRSKYHTMLTIKYSHLFPAAGVDHSNAAGAHVMLPKHPKKSANAIRTYLQKRFRRQQIGVIISDSTTRPLRWGTTGVAIAHSGFLALKDYRGTKDLFGHPMYLSQANHSDALAAAAVAVMGEGTEQTPLALITKLPFVQFQKRNPSPKEIRNLHINKRDDLYGPLLNAVRWRKGKG; encoded by the coding sequence ATGAATATCAAAGCGATCCGCACTCCACGTATAACTGAGGAATCCGGCCCACTGACCGGTATTCTTGATCGCGCAGTAAAAAACATTCCGGAAAAAAGCATCCTCGTCGTAACGTCAAAAATCGTAGCACTGTGTGAGGGTCATATAGACCGTAGGACAGATAAAGACACCTTGATTCAAAGAGAGGCTGAATGGTATTTACCACGACAGCGCAGTAAATATCACACCATGCTGACAATTAAATACTCGCACTTATTCCCTGCAGCGGGAGTTGATCACTCGAATGCGGCGGGCGCGCACGTGATGCTGCCAAAGCATCCTAAAAAAAGTGCTAATGCGATTCGAACCTATTTGCAAAAGCGTTTCCGGCGTCAGCAGATCGGCGTTATCATCAGTGACAGCACTACTCGACCTTTGCGCTGGGGAACCACTGGAGTTGCGATTGCCCACTCTGGCTTCTTGGCACTGAAAGATTATCGCGGGACTAAGGATTTATTTGGTCATCCCATGTACTTATCGCAGGCAAATCACAGTGATGCCTTAGCCGCTGCAGCAGTTGCCGTTATGGGTGAGGGTACTGAACAAACACCACTCGCTCTTATCACCAAGCTCCCTTTCGTGCAATTCCAAAAACGAAATCCTAGTCCAAAGGAGATTCGCAATTTGCATATCAACAAACGTGATGATCTCTATGGGCCGCTACTGAACGCGGTGCGTTGGCGTAAGGGAAAAGGGTAG